The Pan paniscus chromosome 15, NHGRI_mPanPan1-v2.0_pri, whole genome shotgun sequence genome includes a window with the following:
- the OSGEP gene encoding tRNA N6-adenosine threonylcarbamoyltransferase isoform X3: protein MPAVLGFEGSANKIGVGVVRDGKVLANPRRTYVTPPGTGFLPGDTARHHRAVILDLLQEALTESGLTSQDIDCIAYTKGPGMGAPLVSVAVVARTVAQLWNKPLVGVNHCIGHIEMGRLITGATSPTVLYVSGGNTQVIAYSEHRYRIFGETIDIAVGNCLDRFARVLKISNDPSPGYNIEQMAKRGKKLVELPYTVKGMDVSFSGILSFIEDVAHRMLATGECTPEDLCFSLQETVFAMLVEITERAMAHCGSQEALIVGGVGCNVRLQEMMATMCQERGARLFATDERFCIDNGAMIAQAGWEMFRAGHRTPLSDSGVTQRYRTDEVEVTWRD, encoded by the exons ATGCCGGCGGTGCTGGGTTTTGAAGGCAGCGCCAATAAGATTGGCGTGGGCGTGGTGCGGGATGGCAAGGTGCTGGCGAACCCGCGGCGGACTTACGTCACGCCTCCTGGCACAG GATTCCTTCCAGGTGATACAGCCAGGCATCACCGAGCTGTTATCCTAGACCTGCTGCAGGAGGCACTAACAGAGTCTGGATTAACCTCCCAGGATATCGACTGCATTGCATACACCAAGG GCCCTGGCATGGGTGCCCCACTGGTTTCTGTGGCTGTTGTGGCCCGTACTGTGGCCCAACTGTGGAATAAGCCATTGGTGGGTGTGAACCACTGTATAGGCCACATTGAGATGGGCCGCCTCATCACTGGAGCCACCAGCCCAACCGTGTTGTATGTGAGTGGAGGAAATACGCAG GTGATTGCATACTCGGAACATCGTTACCGTATCTTTGGGGAAACCATCGATATTGCAGTGGGTAATTGTCTGGATCGTTTTGCTCGAGTGCTGAAG atttcTAACGACCCAAGTCCAGGATACAACATTGAACAGATGGCAAAGCG AGGCAAGAAGCTAGTTGAGCTGCCATACACTGTAAAGGGGATGGACGTCTCATTCTCAGGGATCCTGTCTTTCATTGAG GATGTAGCCCATCGGATGCTGGCCACAGGCGAGTGTACTCCTGAGGATCTGTGTTTCTCCCTGCAG GAAACTGTGTTTGCAATGCTGGTAGAGATCACAGAGCGAGCCATGGCACATTGTGGCTCCCAGGAGGCCCTCATTGTGGGAGGAGTGGGGT GTAATGTGAGGCTACAGGAGATGATGGCAACAATGTGCCAGGAACGTGGAGCCCGGCTTTTTGCTACAGATGAGAG ATTCTGTATTGACAATGGAGCGATGATAGCCCAGGCTGGCTGGGAGATGTTTCGGGCTGGACACAGGACCCCACTCAGTGATTCTGGGGTTACACAGAG GTATCGGACAGATGAAGTAGAGGTGACCTGGAGGGACTAA
- the OSGEP gene encoding tRNA N6-adenosine threonylcarbamoyltransferase isoform X1, with protein MPAVLGFEGSANKIGVGVVRDGKVLANPRRTYVTPPGTGFLPGDTARHHRAVILDLLQEALTESGLTSQDIDCIAYTKGPGMGAPLVSVAVVARTVAQLWNKPLVGVNHCIGHIEMGRLITGATSPTVLYVSGGNTQVPVILATPEAGQENHLNPGGGSCGEPRSHHCTPAWATRAKLCLKQTNKQTKNKKKTTKGHYLIYYFGVIAYSEHRYRIFGETIDIAVGNCLDRFARVLKISNDPSPGYNIEQMAKRGKKLVELPYTVKGMDVSFSGILSFIEDVAHRMLATGECTPEDLCFSLQETVFAMLVEITERAMAHCGSQEALIVGGVGCNVRLQEMMATMCQERGARLFATDERFCIDNGAMIAQAGWEMFRAGHRTPLSDSGVTQRYRTDEVEVTWRD; from the exons ATGCCGGCGGTGCTGGGTTTTGAAGGCAGCGCCAATAAGATTGGCGTGGGCGTGGTGCGGGATGGCAAGGTGCTGGCGAACCCGCGGCGGACTTACGTCACGCCTCCTGGCACAG GATTCCTTCCAGGTGATACAGCCAGGCATCACCGAGCTGTTATCCTAGACCTGCTGCAGGAGGCACTAACAGAGTCTGGATTAACCTCCCAGGATATCGACTGCATTGCATACACCAAGG GCCCTGGCATGGGTGCCCCACTGGTTTCTGTGGCTGTTGTGGCCCGTACTGTGGCCCAACTGTGGAATAAGCCATTGGTGGGTGTGAACCACTGTATAGGCCACATTGAGATGGGCCGCCTCATCACTGGAGCCACCAGCCCAACCGTGTTGTATGTGAGTGGAGGAAATACGCAG gtgcctgtaatcctagcaactccggaggctgggcaggagaatcacttgaacccaggaggcggaagttgcggtgaaccgagatcgcaccattgcactccagcctgggcaacaagagcaaaactctgtctcaaacaaacaaacaaacaaacaaaaaacaaaaaaaaaacaactaaaggaCACTACCTGATTTATTATTTTGGG GTGATTGCATACTCGGAACATCGTTACCGTATCTTTGGGGAAACCATCGATATTGCAGTGGGTAATTGTCTGGATCGTTTTGCTCGAGTGCTGAAG atttcTAACGACCCAAGTCCAGGATACAACATTGAACAGATGGCAAAGCG AGGCAAGAAGCTAGTTGAGCTGCCATACACTGTAAAGGGGATGGACGTCTCATTCTCAGGGATCCTGTCTTTCATTGAG GATGTAGCCCATCGGATGCTGGCCACAGGCGAGTGTACTCCTGAGGATCTGTGTTTCTCCCTGCAG GAAACTGTGTTTGCAATGCTGGTAGAGATCACAGAGCGAGCCATGGCACATTGTGGCTCCCAGGAGGCCCTCATTGTGGGAGGAGTGGGGT GTAATGTGAGGCTACAGGAGATGATGGCAACAATGTGCCAGGAACGTGGAGCCCGGCTTTTTGCTACAGATGAGAG ATTCTGTATTGACAATGGAGCGATGATAGCCCAGGCTGGCTGGGAGATGTTTCGGGCTGGACACAGGACCCCACTCAGTGATTCTGGGGTTACACAGAG GTATCGGACAGATGAAGTAGAGGTGACCTGGAGGGACTAA
- the OSGEP gene encoding tRNA N6-adenosine threonylcarbamoyltransferase isoform X5 produces MARCWRTRGGLTSRLLAQVGFLPGDTARHHRAVILDLLQEALTESGLTSQDIDCIAYTKGPGMGAPLVSVAVVARTVAQLWNKPLVGVNHCIGHIEMGRLITGATSPTVLYVSGGNTQVIAYSEHRYRIFGETIDIAVGNCLDRFARVLKISNDPSPGYNIEQMAKRGKKLVELPYTVKGMDVSFSGILSFIEDVAHRMLATGECTPEDLCFSLQETVFAMLVEITERAMAHCGSQEALIVGGVGCNVRLQEMMATMCQERGARLFATDERFCIDNGAMIAQAGWEMFRAGHRTPLSDSGVTQRYRTDEVEVTWRD; encoded by the exons ATGGCAAGGTGCTGGCGAACCCGCGGCGGACTTACGTCACGCCTCCTGGCACAGGTTG GATTCCTTCCAGGTGATACAGCCAGGCATCACCGAGCTGTTATCCTAGACCTGCTGCAGGAGGCACTAACAGAGTCTGGATTAACCTCCCAGGATATCGACTGCATTGCATACACCAAGG GCCCTGGCATGGGTGCCCCACTGGTTTCTGTGGCTGTTGTGGCCCGTACTGTGGCCCAACTGTGGAATAAGCCATTGGTGGGTGTGAACCACTGTATAGGCCACATTGAGATGGGCCGCCTCATCACTGGAGCCACCAGCCCAACCGTGTTGTATGTGAGTGGAGGAAATACGCAG GTGATTGCATACTCGGAACATCGTTACCGTATCTTTGGGGAAACCATCGATATTGCAGTGGGTAATTGTCTGGATCGTTTTGCTCGAGTGCTGAAG atttcTAACGACCCAAGTCCAGGATACAACATTGAACAGATGGCAAAGCG AGGCAAGAAGCTAGTTGAGCTGCCATACACTGTAAAGGGGATGGACGTCTCATTCTCAGGGATCCTGTCTTTCATTGAG GATGTAGCCCATCGGATGCTGGCCACAGGCGAGTGTACTCCTGAGGATCTGTGTTTCTCCCTGCAG GAAACTGTGTTTGCAATGCTGGTAGAGATCACAGAGCGAGCCATGGCACATTGTGGCTCCCAGGAGGCCCTCATTGTGGGAGGAGTGGGGT GTAATGTGAGGCTACAGGAGATGATGGCAACAATGTGCCAGGAACGTGGAGCCCGGCTTTTTGCTACAGATGAGAG ATTCTGTATTGACAATGGAGCGATGATAGCCCAGGCTGGCTGGGAGATGTTTCGGGCTGGACACAGGACCCCACTCAGTGATTCTGGGGTTACACAGAG GTATCGGACAGATGAAGTAGAGGTGACCTGGAGGGACTAA
- the OSGEP gene encoding tRNA N6-adenosine threonylcarbamoyltransferase isoform X2 translates to MARCWRTRGGLTSRLLAQVGFLPGDTARHHRAVILDLLQEALTESGLTSQDIDCIAYTKGPGMGAPLVSVAVVARTVAQLWNKPLVGVNHCIGHIEMGRLITGATSPTVLYVSGGNTQVPVILATPEAGQENHLNPGGGSCGEPRSHHCTPAWATRAKLCLKQTNKQTKNKKKTTKGHYLIYYFGVIAYSEHRYRIFGETIDIAVGNCLDRFARVLKISNDPSPGYNIEQMAKRGKKLVELPYTVKGMDVSFSGILSFIEDVAHRMLATGECTPEDLCFSLQETVFAMLVEITERAMAHCGSQEALIVGGVGCNVRLQEMMATMCQERGARLFATDERFCIDNGAMIAQAGWEMFRAGHRTPLSDSGVTQRYRTDEVEVTWRD, encoded by the exons ATGGCAAGGTGCTGGCGAACCCGCGGCGGACTTACGTCACGCCTCCTGGCACAGGTTG GATTCCTTCCAGGTGATACAGCCAGGCATCACCGAGCTGTTATCCTAGACCTGCTGCAGGAGGCACTAACAGAGTCTGGATTAACCTCCCAGGATATCGACTGCATTGCATACACCAAGG GCCCTGGCATGGGTGCCCCACTGGTTTCTGTGGCTGTTGTGGCCCGTACTGTGGCCCAACTGTGGAATAAGCCATTGGTGGGTGTGAACCACTGTATAGGCCACATTGAGATGGGCCGCCTCATCACTGGAGCCACCAGCCCAACCGTGTTGTATGTGAGTGGAGGAAATACGCAG gtgcctgtaatcctagcaactccggaggctgggcaggagaatcacttgaacccaggaggcggaagttgcggtgaaccgagatcgcaccattgcactccagcctgggcaacaagagcaaaactctgtctcaaacaaacaaacaaacaaacaaaaaacaaaaaaaaaacaactaaaggaCACTACCTGATTTATTATTTTGGG GTGATTGCATACTCGGAACATCGTTACCGTATCTTTGGGGAAACCATCGATATTGCAGTGGGTAATTGTCTGGATCGTTTTGCTCGAGTGCTGAAG atttcTAACGACCCAAGTCCAGGATACAACATTGAACAGATGGCAAAGCG AGGCAAGAAGCTAGTTGAGCTGCCATACACTGTAAAGGGGATGGACGTCTCATTCTCAGGGATCCTGTCTTTCATTGAG GATGTAGCCCATCGGATGCTGGCCACAGGCGAGTGTACTCCTGAGGATCTGTGTTTCTCCCTGCAG GAAACTGTGTTTGCAATGCTGGTAGAGATCACAGAGCGAGCCATGGCACATTGTGGCTCCCAGGAGGCCCTCATTGTGGGAGGAGTGGGGT GTAATGTGAGGCTACAGGAGATGATGGCAACAATGTGCCAGGAACGTGGAGCCCGGCTTTTTGCTACAGATGAGAG ATTCTGTATTGACAATGGAGCGATGATAGCCCAGGCTGGCTGGGAGATGTTTCGGGCTGGACACAGGACCCCACTCAGTGATTCTGGGGTTACACAGAG GTATCGGACAGATGAAGTAGAGGTGACCTGGAGGGACTAA
- the OSGEP gene encoding tRNA N6-adenosine threonylcarbamoyltransferase isoform X4, whose product MGAPLVSVAVVARTVAQLWNKPLVGVNHCIGHIEMGRLITGATSPTVLYVSGGNTQVPVILATPEAGQENHLNPGGGSCGEPRSHHCTPAWATRAKLCLKQTNKQTKNKKKTTKGHYLIYYFGVIAYSEHRYRIFGETIDIAVGNCLDRFARVLKISNDPSPGYNIEQMAKRGKKLVELPYTVKGMDVSFSGILSFIEDVAHRMLATGECTPEDLCFSLQETVFAMLVEITERAMAHCGSQEALIVGGVGCNVRLQEMMATMCQERGARLFATDERFCIDNGAMIAQAGWEMFRAGHRTPLSDSGVTQRYRTDEVEVTWRD is encoded by the exons ATGGGTGCCCCACTGGTTTCTGTGGCTGTTGTGGCCCGTACTGTGGCCCAACTGTGGAATAAGCCATTGGTGGGTGTGAACCACTGTATAGGCCACATTGAGATGGGCCGCCTCATCACTGGAGCCACCAGCCCAACCGTGTTGTATGTGAGTGGAGGAAATACGCAG gtgcctgtaatcctagcaactccggaggctgggcaggagaatcacttgaacccaggaggcggaagttgcggtgaaccgagatcgcaccattgcactccagcctgggcaacaagagcaaaactctgtctcaaacaaacaaacaaacaaacaaaaaacaaaaaaaaaacaactaaaggaCACTACCTGATTTATTATTTTGGG GTGATTGCATACTCGGAACATCGTTACCGTATCTTTGGGGAAACCATCGATATTGCAGTGGGTAATTGTCTGGATCGTTTTGCTCGAGTGCTGAAG atttcTAACGACCCAAGTCCAGGATACAACATTGAACAGATGGCAAAGCG AGGCAAGAAGCTAGTTGAGCTGCCATACACTGTAAAGGGGATGGACGTCTCATTCTCAGGGATCCTGTCTTTCATTGAG GATGTAGCCCATCGGATGCTGGCCACAGGCGAGTGTACTCCTGAGGATCTGTGTTTCTCCCTGCAG GAAACTGTGTTTGCAATGCTGGTAGAGATCACAGAGCGAGCCATGGCACATTGTGGCTCCCAGGAGGCCCTCATTGTGGGAGGAGTGGGGT GTAATGTGAGGCTACAGGAGATGATGGCAACAATGTGCCAGGAACGTGGAGCCCGGCTTTTTGCTACAGATGAGAG ATTCTGTATTGACAATGGAGCGATGATAGCCCAGGCTGGCTGGGAGATGTTTCGGGCTGGACACAGGACCCCACTCAGTGATTCTGGGGTTACACAGAG GTATCGGACAGATGAAGTAGAGGTGACCTGGAGGGACTAA
- the APEX1 gene encoding DNA-(apurinic or apyrimidinic site) endonuclease, with amino-acid sequence MPKRGKKGAVAEDGDELRTEPEAKKSKTAAKKNDKEAAGEGPALYEDPPDQKTSPSGKPATLKICSWNVDGLRAWIKKKGLDWVKEEAPDILCLQETKCSENKLPAELQELPGLSHQYWSAPSDKEGYSGVGLLSRQCPLKVSYGIGEEEHDQEGRVIVAEFDSFVLVTAYVPNAGRGLVRLEYRQRWDEAFRKFLKGLASRKPLVLCGDLNVAHEEIDLRNPKGNKKNAGFTPQERQGFGELLQAVPLADSFRHLYPNTPYAYTFWTYMMNARSKNVGWRLDYFLLSHSLLPALCDSKIRSKALGSDHCPITLYLAL; translated from the exons ATGCCGAAGCGTGGGAAAAAGGGAGCGGTGGCAGAAGACGGGGATGAGCTCAGGACAG AGCCAGAGGCCAAGAAGAGTAAGACGGCcgcaaagaaaaatgacaaagagGCAGCAGGAGAGGGCCCAGCCCTGTATGAGGACCCCCCAGATCAGAAAACCTCACCCAGTGGCAAACCTGCCACACTCAAGATCTGCTCTTGGAATGTGGATGGGCTTCGAGCCTGGATTAAGAAGAAAGGATTAGAT TGGGTAAAGGAAGAAGCCCCAGATATACTGTGCCTTCAAGAGACCAAATGTTCAGAGAACAAACTACCAGCTGAACTTCAGGAGCTGCCTGGACTCTCTCATCAATACTGGTCAGCTCCTTCGGACAAGGAAGGGTACAGTGGCGTGGGCCTGCTTTCCCGCCAGTGCCCACTCAAAGTTTCTTACGGCATAG GCGAGGAGGAGCATGATCAGGAAGGCCGGGTGATTGTGGCTGAATTTGACTCGTTTGTGCTGGTAACAGCATATGTACCTAATGCAGGCCGAGGTCTGGTACGACTGGAGTACCGGCAGCGCTGGGATGAAGCCTTTCGCAAGTTCCTGAAGGGCCTGGCTTCCCGAAAGCCCCTTGTGCTGTGTGGAGACCTCAATGTGGCACATGAAGAAATTGACCTTCGCAACCCCAAGGGGAACAAAAAGAATGCTGGCTTCACGCCACAAGAGCGCCAAGGCTTCGGGGAATTACTGCAGGCTGTGCCACTGGCTGACAGCTTTAGGCACCTCTACCCCAACACACCCTATGCCTACACCTTTTGGACTTATATGATGAATGCTCGATCCAAGAATGTTGGTTGGCGCCTTGATTACTTTTTGTTGTCCCACTCTCTGTTACCTGCATTGTGTGACAGCAAGATCCGTTCCAAGGCCCTCGGCAGTGATCACTGTCCCATCACCCTATACCTAGCACTGTGA